One window of the Ammospiza nelsoni isolate bAmmNel1 chromosome 2, bAmmNel1.pri, whole genome shotgun sequence genome contains the following:
- the RNF6 gene encoding E3 ubiquitin-protein ligase RNF6 produces the protein MDRSRHRAGNGNEQAPSRELSGEGERQRQLERLSREEAYYQFINELNEEDYRLMRDRNLLGTPGEITAEELQQRLEGAKERLTSQSDLDNREGEGRTVGDSEVLGENSNGDSLLEWLNTFRRTGNATRSGQSGNQTWRAVSRTNPNSGEFRFSLEININHDHNSLETNGEEYVDIDATRLYVERRRQPVASSVAPRTRSMAAREANNEAARTRLLRRAMALRSEIVSHAVSGRLRSRTRELTDQTNYTTQSNSVAADEPREMPERGTSAGVRRGRARTNVRMNTNQRLEILRLRSTLSSRSRSPLQRQGDAARSEERSQRQDRNAQQVNRSRRQTAQASPQSTEEQARGNTQASQLSNVAPSLRTTSEEEEPGRPVAAARRHPTITLDLQVRRIRPGENRDRDSIASRTRSRVGMSENTVTFESDSGGFRRTISRSERAGIRTYISTIRIPLRRISETGLGEPSSVALRSILRQIMTGFGELSSLMETESNSEVQRGGHRLGDAQNNSSSANGSDPSGVLSSNRHAGDGSRERNGQRGGSQRSGRNHENQASRQSQDANNLVENGTLPILRLAHFFLLNEDDDDDRLRGLTKEQIDNLSTRNYGDVHTENEWSKTCSVCINEYATGNKLRQLPCTHEFHIHCIDRWLSENSTCPICRQPVLGSNATDNG, from the exons ATGGATCGCTCCCGACACCGTGCGGGAAATGGCAATGAGCAGGCGCCTTCACGGGAGCTCAGCGGCGAAGGTGAGAGACAGCGGCAGCTGGAGCGCCTCAGCAGGGAGGAGGCCTATTACCAGTTCATTAACGAGCTCAACGAGGAGGACTACAGGTTAATGAGGGACCGAAACCTGCTTGGCACTCCTG gAGAAATAACAGCAGAAGAGTTGCAGCAACGTTTGGAGGGGGCTAAGGAGCGTCTGACGTCGCAGTCTGATCTGGATAACAGAGAAGGTGAAGGTAGAACTGTTGGAG ATTCTGAAGTTCTTGGGGAAAACTCCAACGGCGACTCTTTGCTTGAATGGCTTAACACATTCCGTCGCACAGGAAACGCCACTCGCAGTGGGCAGAGTGGGAACCAAACCTGGAGAGCCGTGAGTCGAACGAATCCAAACAGTGGGGAGTTTCGCTTTAGTCTCGAAATCAATATAAATCATGATCATAACAGTTTGGAAACTAATGGTGAGGAGTATGTTGATATAGATGCTACCAGACTGTATGTAGAAAGAAGACGTCAGCCAGTTGCCAGTTCAGTAGCCCCACGGACAAGGAGCATGGCTGCAAGAGAGGCAAACAACGAAGCTGCAAGGACCAGGCTTTTAAGACGTGCCATGGCATTAAGGTCAGAAATAGTCTCTCATGCAGTCTCAGGGAGGCTCAGGAGTAGAACAAGGGAGCTGACAGACCAGACAAATTATACTACACAAAGCAATTCTGTGGCTGCTGATGAACCAAGAGAAATGCCGGAAAGAGGTACTTCTGCAGGGGTCAGAAGGGGTAGAGCTAGAACTAATGTCCGGATGAATACAAACCAAAGACTAGAAATTTTGCGGCTGAGGTCTACCCTTAGTAGTCGAAGCCGCTCCCCGCTGCAAAGGCAAGGTGATGCTGCTCGTTCTGAGGAACGTAGTCAGAGGCAGGATAGAAATGCACAGCAGGTCAACAGAAGTAGGAGACAAACTGCTCAGGCTTCTCCACAGTCTACTGAAGAGCAAGCAAGAGGTAACACTCAGGCTTCCCAGCTTTCCAATGTAGCCCCATCCTTACGAACAACTTCAGAAGAGGAAGAACCTGGTAGGCCAGTAGCTGCTGCCAGAAGGCACCCAACAATTACACTAGATCTTCAGGTGAGAAGAATTCGTCCTGGAGAAAACAGAGACCGGGACAGCATTGCCAGTAGAACTCGTTCTAGAGTAGGAATGTCAGAAAACACAGTTACCTTTGAAAGTGACAGTGGGGGGTTTCGGCGCACGATATCCCGCTCAGAACGTGCAGGTATTCGGACCTACATTAGCACTATACGGATACCTCTCCGTCGGATTTCAGAAACTGGGCTCGGGGAACCTTCATCGGTGGCTCTTCGATCAATCCTTAGACAGATAATGACAGGCTTTGGAGAACTGAGTTCTTTAATGGAAACTGAATCTAATTCAGAAGTGCAAAGAGGCGGCCATCGCTTAGGGGATGCACAGAATAACTCAAGTTCAGCGAATGGCAGTGATCCCAGTGGGGTTTTGTCTAGTAATAGACACGCAGGagatggcagcagggaaagaaatggACAGAGGGGTGGTAGTCAACGCTCTGGGCGCAATCATGAGAACCAAGCCAGCAGGCAGTCTCAAGATGCAAACAACCTAGTGGAGAACGGAACACTGCCCATCCTTCGACTTGCCCACTTCTTCCTGCTgaatgaggatgatgatgatgatcgTTTAAGAGGTTTAACCAAAGAGCAGATTGACAATCTTTCTACACGAAACTATGGGGATGTTCACACTGAAAATGAATGGAGTAAAACGTGCAGTGTTTGCATtaatgaatatgcaacagggaATAAGCTAAGGCAGTTACCTTGTACACATGAGTTTCACATTCATTGTATTGATCGCTGGCTTTCTGAAAACTCCACTTGTCCAATTTGTCGGCAGCCAGTTCTGGGGTCTAATGCCACAGATAATGGCTAG